The DNA window AGAACGGGCTTTTACATGAGTCTTATTGGCACTCCTAGTGAATATATGGTAAGACAGGCGTGGCTAGCCTCTATGCAAGACGTTAAAAACGTAAAAAGTCAAAGCGAAATCCCAGAACTAAACGTATATCAATGTGGCACATACAAGATGCACTCGCTTGATGAAGCGCACGCGATAGCCGATAAAATTTTAAAAAGCGGACTTGGCATCATAAATAACGATGAAATCAAACTTGATCTAAAAGCTATGGGTTTGTGAGCGAAATTTGACGCGGATGAGCTGTGCAAAGCCTGAAAATTTAAGCGAAAACAAGGCTTTTCTAACCGAGCAAATTTTAACCTATCTTGGCAATAAGCGCTCCTTACTTGGATTTATAGAGCAGGGCGTATTGCACGCTAAAAGCGAATTAAGGCGAGATAAGTTAAGTTGCGCGGATGTCTTTTCGGGTTCGGGAATTGTGGCTAGATTTTTAAAGCGACATGCAAATTTTATCGTTGCAAACGATCTTGAGCTGTATTCTAAAATCACAAATGAGTGCTACCTTGCAAATTTGACGCCTGAACTTAAAGGTGAACTTAAATCAAATTTGGCAAAGCTCAAAAAAGAGATAAAAAGCGAGCTTAAAAGCGGTTTTATCACTGAGCTTTACTCGCCAAAAGATGAGGCAAATATCACTCCAAACGATAGAGTTTTTTACACTCCTTATAACGCGCGCTATATCGATACGGCAAGGGCTAAGATAGAGCTTTTGGATGAGCGGCTAAAACCATTTTTCCTAGCTCCGCTTTTACACTCTGCGAGCGTGCATGCAAATACGAGCGGAGTTTTTAAGGGGTTTTATAAAAATAAAGATAAAATAGGGCAGTTTGGCGGCGAAGGAAGAAACGCGTTAAAAAGAATTCTAGCTCCTATCGAGCTTAAAATGCCTGTTTTTTCAAATTTTAACGTCGAATTTGAAGTTATGCAAAAGGACGCAAATTTACTAGCAGGCGAGATTGGCAAGATCGATCTAGTCTATCTTGATCCTCCTTATAACCAGCACCCTTACGGCTCAAACTACTTTATGCTGAATTTGATTGCCAAATACGAGCGTCCAAGTGAAATTTCAAAAGTTTCAGGCATAGCTAAAGATTGGAATCGCTCCGTTTATAATCAAAGAGCAAACACTGCCGAAGCGTTTTTTGATCTCATTGGCAAGCTGAAGGCTAAATTTGTGCTAATTTCTTTTAACTCGGAAGGGTTTATCTCTAAAGAGAGTTTTGATAAAAACCTTAAAAAATTTGGAAAAGTAGAGTTGAGAGAACAAAAATACAATACATTTCGTGGAGGTAGAAACTTAAATAGTAGAAATTTACACGTAAACGAACTTCTTTATATATTAAAAAAATAAGTTAATAATTTATCTTTTTAATATATATTTAATCAATTATAAAGCTACTAAATATATCAATGTAATTTTAAGTTCAATTTTAATAAAATTTCATTAACTTTATTTTTTAAGGAAATTTTATGAAAAATAAACTTATATCTTTGATGATTACCGCTACAGCTTTTAGTTCGATGTTTGCGGGAGATTTTATATCTCAAACAACCGCAATTTTTTTAAACGGCAAAGACATAGGAAAAATAGAGGTTTTAACTCCTGTTGAAATTGTAGAAAAAGGACAATCTCTAACTAAGATAAAAATACAAGGAGTAGTTGCGGATAATTATAAAGAGAGAATCCAAAGAAGCATTCCAAATGCTGAAGTTTTTGTTGTTTTTAATGAAGATGTTGACGGTAATTTTGTTTTTAATAAGAAATTAGAAGATGATTATGGTGAAATTTGGCATGAGGTAAGTGGAGTTTATGAGGTTGATTCAAAGCTTATAACAGCCGATGAGGAGGCCTTGTACGACCAAGCAAAAAAAATATACGAAGAGAGCTGTTCTGCCTGTCACAGACTGCATCAGCCTAATGATTTTACAGCTAATCAGTGGCCTGCAAGTTTGCAAGGCATGATTGATGCTGGTTATACTGCAATAGATGAAAATAGTTTAAATTTAATCACAAAATATTTGCAGCATAACGCTAAAGAAAGTTATTAAAATTAAAAAGACCAATATTTAGAAAAGGGGATAATATGAAAAGACGAGATTTTATAAAGACCTCAGCTATTCTTGGAGCTAGCTCTTTGAGCGCTAGTAGGATTGATGGTGTTACAAAAACTATTTTTGACAATAAGAAAGTTTTTGGAGCAAATAGATTTGGAACTTTTTGGGCCAATATAAATTCAGAGCAGATCGTTTCTGTAAGTGATTTTGAAGGTGATAAATTCCCAAATACTATGAATTATTCGCTGCCGGATGTGATTCAAAACGAAAACAGAGTTCTTTATCCGATGGTAAGAAAAAGCTATCTAAAGGCTAAAGGTCCTGCAAAAAGTGAATTAAGAGGTAATGAAGAGTTTGTAAGAGTTAGCTGGGATGTAGCTCTTGATCTTGCCGCTAAGGCTTTAAAAGAAAATTTTGATAAATATGGCCCTGAAAGTATCTACGGCGAGTGCTACTGGTGGGGCGGTAGCGGTAAAGTAGGCTGGGGCAGAACCGTAGCTCACAGAATGTTAAAAATTCTTGGCGGATATGTTGAGGAGACTGATGATTATTCGACGGGAGCAGGTCTTACTATAATGCCTTATGTATTGGGAAGCGGTTCGGTTTATGATACGCCAACCAAATGGAAAGCCGTTGTTAAAAATGCTAAAAACGTAGTATTTTGGGGTACTGATCCGATAGTTACAAATCAAATAGGTTCTATTCCTCCACTTCACTCTAACTATCCTGGCATCATAGATCTTAAAAAATCAGGCATAAAAACTTATAGCGTAAACGTAATGGTTAACGATACTGCTCGCTATTTAGGCTCTGAACCTATAATAGTTGTACCAAATACCGATACCGCAATGGTGCTTGGAATGTGCCACCACTTATATGAAAATCATCTTTATGATGCTGAGTTTATTAAAAAATATACGGTTGGATTTAATAAATTTAAAGACTATTTGCTTGGTGTGGAGGATAAGATTGTTAAAGATGTTAAGTGGGCTAGTAAAATTTGTGGTGTTCAACCTGAATATATCGCTAAATTTGCAGAAAAACTAGCAAAAGAGCCTACTACTATTTTAATAGGTCGTGCACTTCAAAGAGCAGACCACGGAGAGCAAATTTTCTGGGCTTTAGTTACTCTAAGTGCTATGCTAGGGCATATCGGCAAAGAGGGTCTTGGGTTTGAGTTTAGTTTAGGATATAACTCAGGCGGTGCCGGAGATAAGATAGCTCCGGTTTTAAAGGGTCTTAGCACAAGAATAAGTGAAAAATATGAGACGCCAGACTCTCCTTGGAAAAAATTTAAAAACGTAACTATTCCTTCATCACGCTCTATCGAAGCACTTGAAAATCCAGGCAAAGAGATAGATCATAACGGTAAAAAGATAAAACTTCCACATATGAGAGTAGCTTATAATGCATCAGGTTCGATGTTTACACGTCACCAAGATGTAAATAATATCGTTAAACAATGGAAAAAATTTGAAACAGTTATCACTGCAGAGCCTTATTGGACGAGTACAGCAAGGTTATCTGATATAGTATTCCCTGTGGCTATCGAAGTTGAGAGAAACGACATCAACCAAACCGCTCCAAACGGCGAATATATCGTAGCATATAGACCTATCATTAATCCTATGGGAGAGAGCAAGAGCGACTTTTGGATTTGTGAGCAAATTTGTAAAAGATGGGGCGTTGGCGAAGTATTCACAGAAGGAAAATCAGAGCTTGATTGGGTTAAGGAATTCTACAACGATGCGGTAACTCAAGCAAAAAATCTCAATGTACAAATGCCTAAATTTGAAGAGTTCTGGGAGAAAGGTTTTGTAAGATTTGAACAAGATAAAAAAGAGACGGAGCTATACACTAGACTAGCGGCGTTTAGAGAAAATCCTGTAAAAAATCGCCTTGGAACACCATCCGGTAAGATTGAAATTTACTCTCCTGCCGTAGCTAAATATGGCTATGATGACTGCCCTGGACATGCTACTTGGCTAGAGCCATTCGAGTGGCTCGGTAGCGAAAAGACTAAAAAATATCCGATACATATAGTAAGTCCTCACTCAAGATATCGCTTACACTCTCAGCTAAATAACTCTATTATTAGAAATTTTGCCGAGGTTAGCGGCAGAGAGCCTATTTTGATGAATCCAAAAGATGCTAAAGAAAGAGGTCTTGCCAATGGTGACATCGTAAGAGTATTTAATGATCGCGGTGAAATTTTAGCAGGCGTGCTTATAACCGATCTTATTCAAGAAAAGGTTGCTGCAATATGTGAAGGTGCGTGGTATGATCCTGAAAAATGGGGAGAAAAGAGCCTTTGCCAACATGGTTGCGTAAACGTATTAACTCGTGATAAAGGCACAAGTAAGCTAGCTCAAAGCAACACAGCCCACACAACTCTAGCACAGATTGAGAAATTTAAAGGCGAGATTAAGCCTATAAAAGCATTCTCAAAACCTACTATTATTCAATCTCTATAAAATTTAGCCCAAGATTTCTTGGGCTAAACTCTATAAACTGTTTTATGTTATCATAGTGTAAAAATTTAAAAGGAAAAATATGAAAAAAATTCTATTTCTAATGATAACTTCGGTCTTCGCATTTGGCGTTACGACCGTATCGGAGCCTAATGATCCTTGCGAAGAGTATAAGAAAACAGCTTATGAGATGTTTAGAATATTAGACGCCAGAGCTGAAAATAACAAACATGAGCAAGCCGAGGTCAAAAAGATGAAAGATGCTTTTAATAAGGGTCTTGAGAGAATAAATACTTTAAACGATAGAGATAACGTCTGTATAAAGGCCACCCAGTCAATCAAAGAGGCAATAGAGCTTATGCAGCCTGTGCGATCTTATCAATAGGTTAAAATCTTAATTTGTATTCAAATCTTACTTGATAAACATAATTAATTTAAGTTACAATATTAAAATAAAAAATCAAAGGATAAGTATGAATGATTTTGTGAGAGTTTCACAAATTTTAAAGGCTTTTAAGGCTGAATTAAACGCACTTTACACAAATCTTGAAGATAACGAGATATTAAGCGAAGGGCTTAAGATAGCGGGATTTGAGGGTGCAAAGAGCGAAAAAATAGCCGTTTTAAGACGTGTTGTAGATCTTAAAGAAGAGCCGCTTGAAAACGAGTTAAAAAAGCTTAAAAAGAGCGAAGAAGAGATAAAAGCGGTAAAAGATCGGATGTTTATATATGTTAAAAATCTTTATGAAAGTCGCCACGCAAATTTGATAGATCAAATCGCGCAAGAGGGCGTTTTGGACGAATTTTATATAACCCTGCTAAAAGGAGTTCACGACATAGGGCTTGCGATGAACGACTGGCAAATATCTTGGAATAAGCAAATTTTACAGACTACAAATAAAGAATTTGAGGCTAAATTTAAAGATTTTAACGAGGCTTTGAAATTTATTGATGAAAACAAGCTTTTTCAGACCGAGCCAAGCGGAGAGAAGGCCGATAGAAGCTACGGAGCGGTTGTAAAATCAGGCGAAAAATATGAATTTGCGCCTTATGTTTTGGCTTTTAAAGATGAGGTCGGCAAGGTGGCAAATAGGCTTGAAAAGATGATAGAAAGCCTTAAAAAAATAGCTTCGCACGAAGATCACAAATCCTATGTGAACTATTTTATCAAGCTAAAAGACGCTTTTTGCGAGACGGATAACTCTAAAGTGATATCTGCTTGGCAAGAGGCTGAGATAGCTTGGATGGATGTGCGCTCGCAGCTTCAAGTAGGACATCCGCTTGAATACTACGAGGATGCCTACACGCACGCGGTCGCGCTTGAGTGGGACATCAGGCTTGCTGAAGTAAGCGAATTTAACGAGGAGAAATTTAGACGCGAGATCAAAGAGAGCTTTGAAAAAATTTATAAGCAAGTGGTTGCAAATAGCCTTAAAATGCACGAGCTTGTGCTTTCAAACATAAATAAAACTCAGCTTTACATCTCAAATCCTATGATTTATTATGGTGCCGAGCTTAACGGACTATTTTCAGCCCAAGTTGTGCCAAACGATGAGTTTGTAAGCAAAAAATGCGGTAAGAAAATTTTTGCCTTTGTAAATCACGTCTATGAAAGCGCAAAAGCTAGGCCTTTTATGAGGCTTTCGGGCGAAATTTTTGATAAAGAGTTTTTAAATTTCGGAAGAGAAATTTTATTTACCAAGCCTGAAGTGTGGAGAAGAGTTTATGAAATTTCAACGATCGGGCATGAGTTTGGACATGTGCTTTTTGTGAGCGAAGATAGCGAAAAAGAGATGAATACTGGCGGCGTGTTTAAATTTATAGA is part of the Campylobacter sp. RM16189 genome and encodes:
- a CDS encoding molybdopterin-dependent oxidoreductase, giving the protein MKRRDFIKTSAILGASSLSASRIDGVTKTIFDNKKVFGANRFGTFWANINSEQIVSVSDFEGDKFPNTMNYSLPDVIQNENRVLYPMVRKSYLKAKGPAKSELRGNEEFVRVSWDVALDLAAKALKENFDKYGPESIYGECYWWGGSGKVGWGRTVAHRMLKILGGYVEETDDYSTGAGLTIMPYVLGSGSVYDTPTKWKAVVKNAKNVVFWGTDPIVTNQIGSIPPLHSNYPGIIDLKKSGIKTYSVNVMVNDTARYLGSEPIIVVPNTDTAMVLGMCHHLYENHLYDAEFIKKYTVGFNKFKDYLLGVEDKIVKDVKWASKICGVQPEYIAKFAEKLAKEPTTILIGRALQRADHGEQIFWALVTLSAMLGHIGKEGLGFEFSLGYNSGGAGDKIAPVLKGLSTRISEKYETPDSPWKKFKNVTIPSSRSIEALENPGKEIDHNGKKIKLPHMRVAYNASGSMFTRHQDVNNIVKQWKKFETVITAEPYWTSTARLSDIVFPVAIEVERNDINQTAPNGEYIVAYRPIINPMGESKSDFWICEQICKRWGVGEVFTEGKSELDWVKEFYNDAVTQAKNLNVQMPKFEEFWEKGFVRFEQDKKETELYTRLAAFRENPVKNRLGTPSGKIEIYSPAVAKYGYDDCPGHATWLEPFEWLGSEKTKKYPIHIVSPHSRYRLHSQLNNSIIRNFAEVSGREPILMNPKDAKERGLANGDIVRVFNDRGEILAGVLITDLIQEKVAAICEGAWYDPEKWGEKSLCQHGCVNVLTRDKGTSKLAQSNTAHTTLAQIEKFKGEIKPIKAFSKPTIIQSL
- the ciaB gene encoding invasion protein CiaB, whose translation is MNDFVRVSQILKAFKAELNALYTNLEDNEILSEGLKIAGFEGAKSEKIAVLRRVVDLKEEPLENELKKLKKSEEEIKAVKDRMFIYVKNLYESRHANLIDQIAQEGVLDEFYITLLKGVHDIGLAMNDWQISWNKQILQTTNKEFEAKFKDFNEALKFIDENKLFQTEPSGEKADRSYGAVVKSGEKYEFAPYVLAFKDEVGKVANRLEKMIESLKKIASHEDHKSYVNYFIKLKDAFCETDNSKVISAWQEAEIAWMDVRSQLQVGHPLEYYEDAYTHAVALEWDIRLAEVSEFNEEKFRREIKESFEKIYKQVVANSLKMHELVLSNINKTQLYISNPMIYYGAELNGLFSAQVVPNDEFVSKKCGKKIFAFVNHVYESAKARPFMRLSGEIFDKEFLNFGREILFTKPEVWRRVYEISTIGHEFGHVLFVSEDSEKEMNTGGVFKFIEEYKATTGGLVNFFLHEEEMYKLPVFHELIARCVGLIAWREVDEVRAYYCEGLIHLSLLFKAGVLGFKDEKLSVNFSLQSYEKFKEICMKNYEDLATHYVKKAEAGEFLAKFCERDGQSYLPKDETVKEFVKFYYDKYQKIGNEVDNSGEWQKWQEIAKKQN
- a CDS encoding DNA adenine methylase, encoding MSCAKPENLSENKAFLTEQILTYLGNKRSLLGFIEQGVLHAKSELRRDKLSCADVFSGSGIVARFLKRHANFIVANDLELYSKITNECYLANLTPELKGELKSNLAKLKKEIKSELKSGFITELYSPKDEANITPNDRVFYTPYNARYIDTARAKIELLDERLKPFFLAPLLHSASVHANTSGVFKGFYKNKDKIGQFGGEGRNALKRILAPIELKMPVFSNFNVEFEVMQKDANLLAGEIGKIDLVYLDPPYNQHPYGSNYFMLNLIAKYERPSEISKVSGIAKDWNRSVYNQRANTAEAFFDLIGKLKAKFVLISFNSEGFISKESFDKNLKKFGKVELREQKYNTFRGGRNLNSRNLHVNELLYILKK
- the luxS gene encoding S-ribosylhomocysteine lyase; this translates as MPLLDSFCVDHVKMNAPGVRLAKTMKTPNGDDISVFDLRFCKPNEEILPEKGIHTLEHLFAGFMRDHLNGNGVEIIDISPMGCRTGFYMSLIGTPSEYMVRQAWLASMQDVKNVKSQSEIPELNVYQCGTYKMHSLDEAHAIADKILKSGLGIINNDEIKLDLKAMGL